The following are from one region of the Salvia splendens isolate huo1 chromosome 2, SspV2, whole genome shotgun sequence genome:
- the LOC121792762 gene encoding pentatricopeptide repeat-containing protein At4g16835, mitochondrial-like produces the protein MHHLLRLKTSKRIVQVSFSLISVCSQISKHVYCSLSAPAIQPLPTQPSQFHTNLSEINRYIVSYNKRITSHIQCGDLNSALQVFQSMKMKNTVSWNSILAGFSSKPGKLKEARQLFDGIAEPDNISYNLMLACYFRNGDVETAKEFFRKIPIKDTASWNTMISGLSWNRMMDEAREFFAAMPRKNAVTWNVIISGYVESGNMESALELFEEAPIKGVVVKTSIITGYMRSGKVELAEKTFHEMLERNLVTWNAMISGYVENGRGEDALKLFKKMMELDIQGNPSSMSSVLLACSNLSMLKLGKQIHQLVFKSPICFDTKVGTSLVSMYCKSGVLEDGWELFMEMRLKDVVTWNAMISGYAQHGVTHKALNLFNEMRNQGMKPNSNTFIGVLSACNHAGLVELGVHYFEKMQKDYGIEVKSEHYASMIDLLGRAGKLTSALDLIKRMPYEPHSAMYGSLLGACRVYKNLEIAEFAATKLLNLEPSNPFAYVQLANVYAAKKEWDSARRVRRAMKDIRAIKTPGYSWIEIKNVIHEFRSGDRLHPELKNIHRKLNELEKKMKLAGYVPDLQSVLHDVTEDEKERLLLLHSEKLAIALGIISLPLSEAIRVFKNLRVCDDCHLATKYISAIEGREIIVRDTTRFHHFKNGKCSCGDYW, from the coding sequence ATGCATCACCTTCTTCGGCTAAAAACTAGTAAAAGGATTGTTCAAGTATCCTTTTCCTTGATCTCGGTTTGCTCACAAATATCTAAACATGTCTACTGCAGCCTCTCTGCTCCAGCAATTCAACCCCTACCAACACAGCCTTCACAATTCCACACAAATTTGTCTGAAATTAACCGCTATATTGTCTCCTATAACAAAAGGATAACCTCCCACATCCAATGCGGGGACTTAAATTCTGCTCTGCAAGTTTTTCAGAGTATGAAGATGAAAAATACGGTGTCTTGGAACTCAATTCTAGCTGGGTTTTCGAGCAAGCCCGGGAAATTGAAAGAAGCCCGCCAACTGTTCGACGGAATTGCTGAACCAGACAATATTTCGTACAACCTCATGTTGGCTTGTTATTTCAGGAATGGTGATGTGGAAACTGCCAAGGAATTCTTCAGAAAGATCCCAATTAAAGATACTGCTTCATGGAATACTATGATTTCAGGGCTTTCATGGAACAGGATGATGGATGAGGCTCGGGAGTTTTTTGCTGCGATGCCAAGAAAGAATGCTGTCACATGGAATGTGATCATATCTGGATATGTTGAGAGTGGGAATATGGAGTCGGCATTGGAGTTATTCGAGGAAGCTCCTATCAAGGGCGTGGTTGTGAAGACGAGTATAATAACTGGATACATGAGGAGCGGGAAGGTTGAATTGGCTGAAAAGACGTTCCACGAGATGCTGGAGAGGAATTTGGTGACATGGAATGCGATGATTTCAGGCTATGTCGAGAATGGTAGAGGGGAAGATGCTTTGAAGCTTTTCAAGAAAATGATGGAATTGGATATTCAAGGCAATCCATCTAGCATGAGTAGTGTCCTTTTAGCTTGTAGTAATTTGTCCATGTTGAAATTGGGGAAACAAATCCACCAGCTTGTTTTCAAGTCCCCTATCTGTTTCGACACGAAAGTGGGAACTTCATTAGTCAGCATGTATTGCAAGTCCGGGGTTCTTGAAGATGGATGGGAACTATTCATGGAGATGCGGCTTAAAGATGTGGTTACATGGAATGCAATGATCTCGGGCTATGCCCAACACGGGGTCACTCACAAAGCTCTCAATCTATTTAATGAGATGAGAAACCAAGGAATGAAGCCAAATTCAAATACCTTTATTGGAGTTTTATCTGCCTGTAATCATGCAGGATTAGTAGAACTAGGTGttcattattttgaaaaaatgcaGAAGGATTATGGaattgaagtaaaatcggaGCATTACGCAAGTATGATAGATCTTCTTGGTCGAGCTGGTAAGCTTACCAGTGCTCTGGATTTGATCAAAAGAATGCCATATGAGCCTCATTCTGCCATGTATGGATCCCTTCTAGGTGCTTGTAGGGTTTATAAAAACTTAGAAATTGCTGAGTTTGCTGCCACAAAATTGCTTAATCTCGAACCTAGTAATCCTTTTGCATATGTGCAACTTGCAAATGTGTATGCTGCGAAGAAGGAATGGGACAGTGCTCGTAGAGTTAGAAGGGCAATGAAGGACATTAGAGCCATTAAAACACCTGGATACAGCTGGATTGAGATCAAGAATGTGATTCACGAATTTAGATCAGGAGACAGGCTTCATCCTGAACTGAAAAACATACACAGAAAACTTAACGAGCTCGAGAAGAAAATGAAGCTGGCAGGATATGTGCCTGATCTTCAATCTGTCTTGCACGATGTCACAGAGGATGAAAAGGAGCGGCTACTTCTTCTGCATAGCGAGAAACTGGCCATAGCCTTGGGGATAATAAGCCTGCCACTAAGTGAGGCTATTAGGGTCTTCAAGAACTTGAGAGTTTGTGATGACTGCCATTTGGCAACGAAATATATTTCAGCAATAGAAGGTAGAGAGATCATAGTTAGAGATACAACGCGGTTTCACCattttaaaaatggaaagtgctCTTGTGGGGACTACTGGTAA
- the LOC121792764 gene encoding ubiquitin carboxyl-terminal hydrolase 3-like isoform X2, which translates to MATIPSSKRWLPLEANPDVMNQFIWGLGVSPDEAECFDVYGLDEELLAMVPQPVLAVLFLYPITPKSGEERIQQDSSTKESSGGPYFMKQTVGNACGTVGLLHAVGNVTSEIKLVEGSYLDNFFNATANMDASQRAKFLENDREMEDAHSVAATAGETEASDNVDTHFICFTCVNGQLYELDGRRAGPISHGASSSSTILQDAAKVIQKFIQKNPDSINFNVIAISKKTGA; encoded by the exons ATGGCGACAATCCCTTCTTCGAAGAGATGGCTTCCTCTTGAAGCAAATCCTGATGTTATGAACCAG TTTATTTGGGGACTTGGTGTTTCCCCTGATGAGGCAGAGTGCTTTGATGTTTATGGACTTGATGAAGAGCTATTGGCCATGGTTCCACAGCCGGTGCTCGCCGTGTTGTTCCTCTACCCCATAACTCCCAAG AGTGGGGAAGAGAGGATTCAACAAGATAGTTCGACAAAG GAATCTAGTGGTGGACCTTACTTTATGAAGCAAACCGTAGGAAATGCCTGTGGAACTGTTGGACTTCTTCATGCTGTTGGTAACGTAACTTCTGAGATAAAACTTG TTGAGGGGTCTTACCTGGACAACTTCTTCAATGCCACTGCAAATATGGATGCGTCACAG CGTGCGAAATTCCTGGAAAATGATAGAGAAATGGAAGATGCTCATTCAGTTGCAGCAACTGCTGGTGAAACTGAG GCATCAGACAATGTTGACACCCATTTCATCTGCTTTACATGTGTAAATG GACAACTGTATGAACTTGACGGAAGGAGGGCCGGGCCTATTTCACACGGTGCATCTTCGAGCAGCACCATATTACAG GATGCTGCTAAAGTTATTCAAAAGTTTATCCAGAAAAACCCTGATTCAATTAACTTCAATGTTATTGCTATTTCGAAGAAAACTGGAGCATAG
- the LOC121792764 gene encoding protein ANTAGONIST OF LIKE HETEROCHROMATIN PROTEIN 1-like isoform X1 encodes MSDHDDVQQMDRQEPTEVLILLEEIMRNYRLNMLLVSMFITMFRSNERSRKRGGRVTQEVMIDSIPAHVKQLDRLVRVSDRSCIDNLRMDRNTFGRLCRILRDPAGLIDQKCVTVEEQVAIFLSILAHHKKTRVVGHDFMRSSETVSKYTHMVLRGVLTLHEIMLVKPNPVGDDCTDSRWKWFKGCLGALDGTYIPVRVPIVDTPRYRNRKGQVSTNTLAVCDRQLRFVYVLPGWEGSAGDSRILRDAISRPLGLKVPKDCYYLCDSAYANSEGFITPYKGVRYHLKEWGQGSQAPQTAIELFNLKHSKARNVIECSFAVLKMRWGILRSPSFYPIEVQTGLIIACFLLHNFIRTNMEVDPYDELVGVELQDGYGSDHDDPVLPTINTVAQTPMWTKKRDDLAAAMWAHRASV; translated from the exons ATGTCCGACCACGACGATGTTCAGCAG ATGGATAGACAGGAGCCAACCGAGGTACTGATATTGCTTGAGGAAATAATGCGAAACTATCGGCTAAACATGCTTCTTGTCAGCATGTTCATCACAATGTTCAGATCGAACGAACGGAGTAGGAAACGGGGGGGGAGAGTTACCCAAGAAGTAATGATTGACTCCATTCCGGCGCATGTAAAGCAGCTGGATAGGCTTGTCCGGGTCAGTGATCGTTCATGTATAGACAATTTGCGGATGGATAGAAACACGTTCGGTAGATTATGTCGAATTCTTCGTGACCCGGCTGGATTAATAGACCAGAAATGTGTCACGGTGGAGGAACAAGTTGCTATATTTTTGTCCATCCTAGCTCATCACAAAAAGACAAGGGTTGTGGGTCACGATTTCATGCGTTCTTCTGAAACAGTGTCTAAGTATACACATATGGTGCTCCGTGGGGTGCTTACGTTGCATGAGATTATGTTAGTGAAACCTAATCCGGTTGGTGATGATTGCACGGACTCAAGATGGAAGTGGTTTAAG GGTTGTCTAGGAGCTTTAGATGGGACATACATACCCGTACGAGTACCCATTGTTGACACACCACGTTATCGTAATAGAAAGGGGCAAGTGTCCACAAATACACTTGCAGTATGTGATCGACAACTTCGGTTCGTGTATGTGCTGCCAGGTTGGGAGGGTTCAGCTGGTGATTCGCGAATATTACGCGATGCAATAAGCCGGCCTCTCGGGCTTAAAGTTCCCAAAG ATTGCTATTATCTCTGTGACAGTGCATACGCCAACAGCGAGGGATTCATCACTCCATACAAGGGCGTTCGTTACCATTTGAAAGAGTGGGGTCAAGGATCCCAAGCACCGCAAACAGCAATTGAATTGTTCAACTTGAAGCATTCTAAAGCTCGTAATGTGATTGAGTGTTCTTTTGCAGTTTTGAAGATGCGTTGGGGAATACTTCGTAGTCCAAGCTTCTATCCTATAGAGGTCCAAACGGGATTGATCATTGCGTGTTTCTTGCTCCACAATTTTATTCGCACTAACATGGAGGTGGACCCGTATGATGAATTGGTAGGAGTTGAGCTTCAAGATGGGTACGGGAGTGATCATGATGACCCCGTCTTGCCCACTATCAATACGGTCGCGCAAACCCCAATGTGGACGAAGAAGAGGGACGACCTTGCTGCTGCAATGTGGGCACATAGGGCAAGCGTGTGA
- the LOC121769690 gene encoding uncharacterized protein LOC121769690 translates to MTIVMIPPVIPVSSLLSLQIVISNATSNFRIHDRTIGSFLLVAFQTRYRDVLVKAHRLTLTMTTKYLTLLTNEETKLALFLVADGWTEISSSSCTWEEKEADLDGIHALS, encoded by the exons ATGACCATTGTGATGATTCCACCAGTTATACCTGTATCAAGTTTGCTCTCCCTTCAGATTGTGATCAGTAATGCAACATCTAATTTCAG AATCCATGACAGAACCATTGGCTCTTTCCTTCTTGTGGCATTCCAGACCAGATACAGGGACGTGTTGGTTAAGGCTCATAGGTTGACACTTACAATGACCACCAAATACTTGACACTTTTAACTAATGAAGAAACCAAAT TGGCTTTGTTCCTAGTGGCGGATGGGTGGACCGAGATTTCAAGCAGCTCCTGTACTTGGGAGGAAAAGGAAGCCGACTTAGATGGAATTCACGCTCtctcttag
- the LOC121792765 gene encoding protein NLP5-like, which produces MLAMEEGVLPMSNILSSAPDSLMDFDYMDELLLDGCWLEANGSSEFPHFDCTTPVSPFDPGFSWPALDFSNGEPPSKVVQDERKRSSFPENLSISQSRATRKSQPYVDIIPNPGVSSVVEGSEQSKRWWIGPRASLSVMERLIQAVGFMKSLSGNKDVLIQVWVPVTRGGKRVLTTNNQPFTLDLNCPKLAQYREISVNFLFPADEHSKDVAGLPGRVYRNKAPEWTPDVRFFSWEEYPRLGHAQQYDVRGTLAVPILEQGSCDCLGVIEVILTKQKIQYRPELESVCKALEAVDLRSPELSNTQKVQASDLSYQAALPEILEVLRSACETHGLPLAQTWVPCIVQGNQGCWISDENTKNCVAPVESACFIGDPRIKGFHEACYEYHLLKGQGIVGTAFQTNEPCFSPDVSVCSKADYPLSHHARMFGLKAAVAIRLRSTCTGSADFVLEFFLPTNCNSPDDHKRMLTSLSTIIQNVCQTLRVVTDKELKEEAAILPRETTLPKSPETRLSPPGGMVFVANTPASCDTGKTAEKRRIKAEKTITLEVLRQHFAGSLKDAARNLSVCPTTLKRICRQNGIQRWPSRKIKKVGHSLLKIQRVIDSVEGVRGCQQSLQIGSFYSNFLDLASPNASRTSGDDSISPNPSEPQPDSSVLAPPPAASLSPSSSGSQSSGTSQCCSSGAQQNSNPLSAGGQDNASGKDEAANNKMLKRTWSDANLHLWSDGAKQPLPRSHSHVSFSWPIRPGGALEERARERDRPRIKVTYGEDTIRFRMQSNWRYHDLLHEISRRFGVDNAGGYHLKYLDDDAEWVLLTCDADLEECVDVCNATRSQTIRLAFLHDSQSQLSRSLSIRGGGSL; this is translated from the exons ATGTTAGCAATGGAGGAAGGTGTTCTTCCAATGAGTAACATTCTCAGCAGTGCACCTGATTCCTTGATGGACTTTGATTACATGGATGAGCTCTTGTTGGATGGGTGTTGGTTGGAGGCAAATGGATCTTCCGAATTCCCACATTTCGACTGCACAACCCCGGTTTCCCCCTTTGATCCGGGCTTCTCATGGCCAGCACTCGACTTCAGCAATGGTGAACCCCCATCTAAGGTAGTCCAGGATGAGAGGAAGAGATCATCCTTCCCTGAGAATCTATCCATCAGCCAATCCCGAGCCACCCGGAAATCACAGCCCTACGTTGACATCATTCCCAACCCCGGGGTTTCCTCTGTTGTGGAAGGCTCCGAGCAGAGCAAGAGGTGGTGGATCGGGCCACGAGCTTCATTGTCCGTGATGGAGAGATTGATCCAGGCAGTTGGCTTCATGAAGAGTCTGTCTGGGAATAAGGATGTTCTTATCCAAGTGTGGGTACCGGTTACCAGAGGAGGCAAACGCGTCCTCACCACCAACAACCAGCCTTTCACCCTCGACCTCAACTGCCCGAAGCTGGCTCAATACAGAGAGATCTCTGTGAATTTCCTCTTCCCTGCGGATGAACATTCCAAGGACGTCGCAGGGCTGCCTGGCCGGGTGTACAGGAACAAGGCTCCCGAGTGGACTCCTGATGTCCGTTTCTTCTCATGGGAGGAGTATCCCAGACTTGGCCACGCGCAGCAGTATGATGTCCGAGGCACTCTTGCTGTCCCGATACTTGAACAAGGAAGCTGCGATTGTTTGGGCGTGATTGAAGTGATCTTGACCAAACAGAAGATCCAATACCGGCCAGAGCTCGAAAGCGTCTGCAAAGCTCTTGAG GCTGTGGATCTGAGGAGTCCTGAGCTTTCAAACACTCAGAAAGTTCAG GCATCTGATCTATCGTACCAAGCTGCATTGCCTGAGATTCTCGAGGTTTTGAGATCCGCGTGTGAGACTCACGGGCTGCCATTGGCGCAGACGTGGGTGCCCTGCATTGTGCAGGGCAACCAAGGGTGCTGGATCTCGGACGAAAACACCAAAAACTGCGTTGCGCCAGTGGAATCTGCTTGCTTCATAGGTGATCCTAGGATCAAGGGGTTCCACGAGGCCTGCTATGAGTACCACTTGTTGAAAGGCCAAGGTATAGTCGGGACAGCATTCCAGACGAACGAGCCTTGCTTCTCACCTGATGTGTCCGTGTGTAGCAAGGCGGATTACCCTCTATCGCACCACGCAAGGATGTTTGGACTGAAAGCTGCGGTTGCCATACGTTTGAGGAGCACCTGCACTGGCTCGGCCGACTTCGTCCTGGAGTTCTTCCTCCCGACAAACTGCAACAGCCCGGACGACCATAAGAGGATGCTTACTTCTCTGTCTACCATAATCCAGAACGTTTGCCAGACTTTACGCGTCGTCACTGACAAGGAGTTGAAGGAGGAAGCTGCAATCTTACCACGAGAAACGACGTTACCAAAGTCCCCTGAGACTAGGTTAAGCCCGCCCGGAGGCATGGTGTTCGTTGCAAACACTCCTGCATCTTGTGACACGGGCAAAACGGCCGAGAAGAGACGGATCAAGGCCGAGAAAACCATCACACTCGAGGTTCTTAGGCAACACTTTGCCGGAAGTCTCAAAGATGCTGCAAGAAATCTTAGTG TGTGTCCTACTACGTTGAAGAGGATATGCAGGCAAAACGGGATACAGCGTTGGCCCTCTCGTAAGATCAAGAAGGTCGGTCACTCGTTGCTGAAGATCCAACGAGTGATTGACTCTGTTGAGGGCGTTCGGGGATGCCAACAGAGTCTGCAGATCGGATCGTTCTACTCCAACTTCCTCGATTTGGCATCCCCGAACGCCTCAAGAACGTCGGGTGACGACAGTATCAGTCCCAACCCCTCCGAGCCACAGCCGGATAGCAGCGTGTTGGCACCCCCGCCCGCTGCATCTCTATCCCCTTCCTCGTCGGGCAGCCAGAGCTCGGGCACGAGCCAGTGCTGCTCCAGCGGGGCGCAGCAGAATTCGAACCCCTTGAGCGCCGGAGGCCAGGACAACGCGTCTGGGAAAGACGAAGCAGCCAACAACAAGATGCTCAAGAGGACTTGGAGTGATGCAAATCTACACTTGTGGAGTGATGGAGCCAAGCAGCCCCTCCCGAGGTCCCACAGCCACGTGTCGTTCTCCTGGCCTATCAGGCCAGGAGGCGCACTGGAGGAGAGAGCACGGGAGAGGGACAGGCCGAGGATCAAAGTCACGTATGGAGAGGACACCATCAGATTCCGGATGCAGAGCAACTGGAGATACCATGACTTGCTGCACGAGATCTCTAGGCGGTTCGGGGTGGACAATGCCGGTGGCTACCACCTCAAATATCTTGACGACGACGCAGAGTGGGTGCTGCTCACGTGCGACGCTGATCTGGAGGAGTGTGTCGACGTGTGCAACGCAACGCGAAGCCAGACGATCAGGCTCGCCTTCCTTCACGATTCGCAGTCTCAGCTTAGTAGGTCTTTGAGCATTAGAGGTGGTGGAAGTTTGTAG